In Natronococcus occultus SP4, the following proteins share a genomic window:
- a CDS encoding tryptophan--tRNA ligase, whose amino-acid sequence MTGDESVEESESGEPLADGGAAGADDVALDPWGSSAVSDYRKLFEEFGIEKFDDVLEEVPNPHYLMRRGVIFGHRDYRPVAEALREGEDAAVLSGFMPTGDPHIGHKLVFDEIIWHQQQGADAYGLIADLEANSARGMSWDEIDEHARDYLLSLLALGFDPDEGTLYRQSTNRELQDLAFELGADANFSELESIYGFDGETDVSHMQSVVTQMADILYPQLEEPKPTVIPVGPDQDPHVRLARDLAERTRFFKVSKAYASFELEPEERDLVADFHEKLDPEAFDDDQLRCVHVAEAIEETPLEELAVPADTLSSVLTKLEEAGMEPVRPRTRFFDRRATDEAFDALIDAIDGEKRVYENHVDAFELEVGAAEELAREVEVENGGYGFRPPSSIYHRFMTGLTGGKMSSSVPASHISLLDDPEDGYDKVKAATTGGRETAEEQREKGGKADECPVYELYAYLLASDDDEFAKRVYDECVGGERLCGDCKEQAAQLMKEFLEEHQEKRDEVEGLLEDADIELESPRTA is encoded by the coding sequence GAGTCCGAGTCAGGGGAACCGCTCGCGGATGGTGGAGCAGCAGGCGCGGATGACGTCGCGCTGGATCCGTGGGGCTCCTCGGCCGTCTCCGACTACCGGAAGCTGTTCGAGGAGTTCGGCATCGAGAAGTTCGACGACGTCCTCGAGGAGGTGCCGAACCCCCACTACCTGATGCGTCGCGGGGTCATCTTCGGCCACCGGGACTACCGACCCGTCGCCGAAGCGCTGCGGGAGGGCGAGGACGCCGCCGTCCTCTCGGGCTTTATGCCCACCGGCGACCCCCACATCGGCCACAAGCTGGTCTTCGACGAGATCATCTGGCACCAGCAGCAGGGTGCCGACGCCTACGGGCTAATCGCCGACCTCGAGGCGAACTCGGCCCGCGGGATGAGCTGGGACGAGATCGACGAGCACGCTCGGGACTACCTCCTCTCTTTGCTCGCGCTCGGGTTCGACCCCGACGAGGGAACGCTGTACCGCCAGTCGACGAACCGCGAGCTGCAGGATCTGGCCTTCGAGCTCGGCGCCGACGCCAACTTCTCGGAGCTGGAGTCGATCTACGGCTTCGACGGCGAGACCGACGTCTCGCACATGCAGTCGGTCGTCACCCAGATGGCCGACATCCTCTACCCCCAGCTCGAGGAGCCCAAACCGACCGTCATCCCGGTCGGTCCCGATCAGGACCCCCACGTTCGCCTGGCCCGCGATCTGGCCGAGCGCACCCGCTTTTTCAAGGTCTCGAAGGCCTACGCGAGCTTCGAGCTCGAGCCCGAAGAGCGCGACCTCGTCGCCGACTTTCACGAGAAACTCGACCCGGAAGCCTTCGACGACGACCAGCTGCGCTGTGTCCACGTCGCCGAGGCGATCGAGGAGACCCCCCTCGAGGAGCTCGCCGTCCCCGCCGACACGCTCAGTTCGGTCCTGACGAAACTCGAGGAAGCCGGTATGGAGCCCGTCCGCCCGCGGACGCGCTTTTTCGACCGCCGGGCGACCGACGAGGCGTTCGACGCGCTGATCGACGCGATCGACGGCGAGAAACGCGTTTACGAGAACCACGTCGACGCCTTCGAGCTCGAGGTCGGCGCGGCCGAGGAGCTGGCCCGCGAGGTCGAGGTCGAGAACGGCGGCTACGGGTTCCGCCCGCCGTCCTCGATCTACCACCGCTTCATGACTGGGTTGACCGGCGGGAAGATGTCCTCCTCGGTGCCGGCGAGTCACATCTCCCTGCTGGACGATCCCGAGGACGGCTACGACAAGGTCAAGGCCGCCACGACGGGCGGTCGCGAGACCGCGGAGGAACAACGCGAAAAAGGTGGGAAGGCCGACGAGTGTCCCGTCTACGAGCTGTACGCCTACCTACTGGCGAGCGACGACGACGAGTTCGCAAAGCGAGTGTACGACGAGTGCGTCGGCGGCGAACGGCTCTGTGGCGACTGCAAGGAACAGGCCGCCCAGCTCATGAAGGAGTTCCTCGAGGAACACCAGGAGAAACGCGACGAGGTCGAAGGGTTGCTCGAGGACGCCGACATCGAGCTCGAGTCGCCGCGGACGGCCTGA
- a CDS encoding ferritin-like domain-containing protein yields MTVETIQELFEHGLEDVYHAEHELLEALADLEENTEREEISSAFAEHREETEAHIDRLEEVFEIFGEPPEKEECEGIKGLIREYEEFVDEDPSQEVLDYHSMAAAEKTEHYEIAAYGNLIPLADQLGMDEAADLLEENLREEQEALDELTELTESFEMDAIPAE; encoded by the coding sequence ATGACAGTCGAAACCATCCAGGAGCTGTTCGAGCACGGTCTCGAGGACGTCTACCACGCCGAGCACGAACTGCTCGAGGCGCTCGCGGATCTCGAGGAAAACACCGAACGGGAGGAGATCTCGTCGGCGTTCGCCGAACACCGCGAGGAAACCGAGGCCCACATCGACCGCCTCGAGGAGGTGTTCGAGATCTTCGGTGAGCCGCCGGAGAAAGAGGAGTGTGAGGGGATCAAGGGCCTGATTCGGGAGTACGAGGAGTTCGTCGACGAGGATCCCTCTCAGGAAGTCCTCGACTATCACAGCATGGCCGCCGCGGAGAAGACCGAACACTACGAGATCGCGGCATACGGAAACCTCATCCCGCTCGCGGATCAGCTCGGGATGGACGAGGCGGCCGACCTCCTCGAGGAGAACCTTCGAGAGGAGCAGGAGGCCCTCGACGAACTGACGGAGCTGACCGAATCCTTCGAGATGGACGCGATCCCCGCGGAATGA
- a CDS encoding sodium-dependent transporter has translation MADAKTARAEWGTRFGFLMAMIGAMVGAGNIWRFPYVMGENGGGAFVLAFLVLLFLLAVPGLMAEVALGRYTNKGVIGAFRDVLGRGGMVGLGVIVLLVNIALMSYYSPLIGWTLYYAVHSLLFTFTATGFEAEPFMEAFFANSALMIGLHTVVMGTVAAVLLLGIRRGVERLVVYAVPALVIALAIMTIRGLTLPGANEGIAFTFGVQWGYLFEGSTWIAALGQALFSTGLGWGIALTVGSYLREYDDVPLGGGVFTAIGESSIGILAALAIFPVVFAVGVEPDAGAGLAFVSLVQVFPEIPLGGLVAILFFVGFFLATFTSGVVITEVSVTTLAEETRFSRSQTVLGVCGGIWLLGIPSAYSVDILDYLDFVFGNWGLPLATLAIIGIIGWVLGPERLRLLAVNRNAGIHVGKWWDPVIKYVIPLVMIFIMAYYAWEDFGSAEMVGGMLVIVLFPIIGYGLMSVLEGRGGGPETTDVTGGDD, from the coding sequence ATGGCAGACGCCAAGACCGCTCGAGCGGAGTGGGGAACGAGATTCGGCTTCCTGATGGCGATGATCGGCGCGATGGTCGGCGCCGGGAACATCTGGCGGTTTCCGTACGTAATGGGCGAGAACGGTGGCGGCGCGTTCGTTCTTGCCTTCCTGGTCCTGCTGTTCTTGCTTGCAGTACCGGGACTGATGGCCGAGGTCGCGCTCGGCCGCTACACGAACAAGGGCGTCATCGGCGCGTTCCGGGACGTCCTCGGTCGTGGCGGGATGGTCGGGCTCGGGGTGATCGTCCTGCTGGTCAACATCGCGCTGATGTCGTACTACTCGCCGCTGATCGGATGGACCCTGTACTACGCGGTTCACTCACTGCTGTTTACGTTTACTGCAACCGGGTTCGAGGCCGAGCCGTTCATGGAGGCGTTCTTCGCGAATTCGGCCCTGATGATCGGACTCCACACCGTCGTGATGGGTACGGTCGCAGCGGTGCTCCTGCTTGGCATTCGACGTGGCGTCGAACGGCTCGTCGTCTATGCCGTGCCGGCGCTGGTGATCGCGCTCGCGATCATGACGATCCGAGGCCTCACCCTTCCGGGTGCGAACGAGGGGATCGCCTTTACGTTCGGCGTCCAGTGGGGGTACCTGTTCGAGGGGTCGACCTGGATCGCCGCACTCGGACAGGCCCTGTTCTCGACGGGGCTGGGCTGGGGGATCGCGCTGACGGTCGGGAGCTACCTTCGTGAGTACGACGACGTCCCCCTCGGTGGGGGCGTCTTCACCGCGATCGGCGAATCGAGCATCGGGATTCTCGCGGCGCTGGCGATCTTCCCCGTCGTCTTCGCGGTCGGCGTCGAACCCGACGCCGGGGCGGGGCTCGCGTTCGTCTCACTCGTGCAGGTCTTCCCGGAGATTCCCCTCGGCGGGCTCGTCGCGATCCTGTTTTTCGTCGGCTTTTTCCTGGCGACGTTCACCTCGGGAGTGGTCATCACCGAAGTCAGCGTCACGACGCTGGCCGAGGAGACCCGATTCAGCCGGTCCCAGACCGTCCTCGGCGTCTGCGGCGGGATCTGGCTGCTCGGAATTCCGAGCGCCTATTCCGTCGACATTCTCGACTACCTCGATTTCGTCTTCGGTAACTGGGGGCTCCCCCTCGCGACGCTCGCGATCATCGGGATCATCGGCTGGGTCCTCGGTCCCGAACGGCTTCGGCTGCTCGCGGTCAACCGCAACGCCGGGATCCACGTCGGCAAGTGGTGGGATCCCGTGATCAAGTACGTCATTCCGCTGGTCATGATCTTCATCATGGCCTACTACGCCTGGGAGGATTTCGGGTCGGCAGAGATGGTCGGCGGGATGCTCGTCATCGTCCTGTTCCCGATCATCGGCTACGGCCTGATGTCGGTCCTCGAGGGCAGGGGCGGCGGTCCAGAAACGACCGACGTAACCGGAGGTGACGACTGA
- a CDS encoding non-histone chromosomal MC1 family protein produces the protein MVREDGKRNFALRESGGDETSVFSGNTPRQAALKAARRLEPGSSEDAADRIELRLREKGTDKVHIYDGWAWEETAPDDKPDWMPEEITEANVAKKGIEHLEE, from the coding sequence ATGGTACGTGAAGACGGAAAGCGAAACTTCGCACTGCGAGAATCGGGCGGCGACGAGACCAGCGTCTTCTCGGGAAACACTCCCCGACAGGCGGCGCTCAAGGCGGCTCGGCGCCTCGAGCCGGGCTCGAGCGAGGACGCGGCGGATCGCATCGAGCTCCGGCTCCGCGAGAAGGGTACCGACAAGGTCCACATCTACGACGGCTGGGCGTGGGAGGAGACCGCTCCCGACGACAAGCCCGACTGGATGCCCGAGGAGATCACGGAGGCCAACGTCGCAAAGAAGGGGATCGAACACCTCGAGGAGTAG
- a CDS encoding DUF7119 family protein, protein MTDDRSRKHTGDDADGAPDPIPTDRESPVGAPVIRGDESVAGPHAREAVQFDPDDPDRLADAADTVRQFASGDTNDDHLYMLRGAAACAALVRGEGSYKAAAERAGGNATVSFIRKWARVHDLPRSVRKQVALGRIAPTAAKHIARVGGEARLLLAWATLDGGLTVREVRSVASAVNDDVPIARALAEYDVELGRIELTLAPERYRDLRRRASINDVDPGELVTDALDEYFD, encoded by the coding sequence ATGACTGACGATCGCTCTCGGAAGCACACCGGGGACGACGCCGACGGGGCTCCCGACCCCATCCCCACCGACCGGGAGTCGCCGGTCGGCGCACCCGTTATTCGAGGTGACGAGTCGGTCGCCGGGCCACACGCCCGCGAGGCCGTCCAGTTCGACCCCGACGACCCGGACCGCCTCGCCGACGCCGCCGACACCGTCCGCCAGTTTGCGAGCGGTGATACCAACGACGATCATCTCTACATGCTTCGTGGCGCTGCCGCCTGTGCCGCACTCGTCCGCGGCGAGGGATCCTACAAGGCTGCGGCCGAACGCGCCGGCGGGAACGCGACCGTCTCGTTCATTCGCAAGTGGGCTCGGGTCCACGACCTCCCCCGATCGGTTCGGAAACAGGTCGCGCTCGGCCGTATCGCGCCGACGGCTGCCAAACACATCGCCCGCGTCGGCGGCGAAGCGCGTCTCCTGCTTGCCTGGGCGACCCTCGACGGCGGCCTCACCGTCCGAGAGGTTCGGAGCGTCGCGAGCGCGGTCAACGACGACGTTCCGATAGCACGGGCGTTAGCGGAGTACGACGTCGAACTCGGCCGGATCGAGCTCACGCTCGCCCCGGAGAGGTACCGCGACCTCCGCCGCCGTGCGTCTATCAACGACGTCGATCCCGGCGAACTCGTCACTGATGCACTCGATGAGTACTTCGACTAA
- the pheS gene encoding phenylalanine--tRNA ligase subunit alpha — protein sequence MQLPESQVAVLEAANADEATPVDALAAATDLPPETVTGAAFELEEQELVAVTERVDETISLTNEGRTYVEDGLPEVRLYEAALEASADADPAQMGQVIGTSGLEGDEVDIALSNYARKGYGSIDSGELTADPDADPAADPEATALESLVDEGTLEGSEDVLEQLERRGLAEVTESTVREVELTEQGVTELMAGVETAETVGQVTPELLTSGEWDEVEFAEYNVEADAETVEGGRVHVLREMSERVKDVLVGMGFEEMDGPHVDADFWINDCLFMPQDHPARTHWDRFALEQPTHIDDLPEDLVDAVERAHREGVGEDGEGYHSPWDEEFARALALRGHTTSLSTRYLSGEEIGEIEPPARFFSVEKAYRNDTLDATHLLEFYQIEGWVMAEDLSVRDLMGTFEEFYAQFGIEDIRFKPHYNPYTEPSFELFGTHPTTGELIEIGNSGIFREEMLEPLGVDCDVMAWGLALERLAMLTTGAEDIRDLHGTLADLEFLRNAEVTY from the coding sequence ATGCAACTACCAGAATCACAGGTCGCGGTCTTGGAGGCCGCGAACGCCGACGAGGCGACGCCCGTCGACGCCCTCGCCGCGGCGACCGACCTGCCGCCCGAAACCGTCACCGGGGCGGCCTTCGAGCTCGAGGAGCAGGAACTGGTCGCCGTCACGGAGCGCGTCGACGAAACGATCTCGCTCACCAACGAGGGACGCACGTACGTCGAGGACGGCCTGCCCGAGGTTCGGCTCTACGAGGCCGCCCTCGAGGCCAGTGCCGACGCCGACCCCGCCCAGATGGGGCAGGTCATCGGCACCTCCGGACTCGAGGGCGACGAGGTCGACATCGCGCTCTCGAACTACGCTCGGAAGGGGTACGGCTCGATCGACAGCGGCGAGCTCACGGCCGATCCCGACGCCGACCCCGCCGCGGATCCGGAGGCCACCGCCCTCGAATCGCTCGTCGACGAGGGAACACTCGAGGGGAGCGAGGACGTCCTCGAACAGCTCGAGCGCCGCGGGCTCGCCGAGGTCACAGAATCGACGGTCCGCGAGGTCGAACTCACCGAGCAAGGCGTCACGGAGCTGATGGCTGGTGTCGAGACCGCAGAGACGGTCGGCCAGGTAACGCCCGAGCTACTCACCAGCGGCGAGTGGGACGAGGTCGAGTTCGCCGAGTACAACGTCGAGGCCGACGCCGAAACCGTCGAGGGCGGTCGGGTACACGTCCTTCGGGAGATGTCTGAACGGGTCAAGGACGTCCTCGTCGGGATGGGGTTCGAGGAGATGGACGGCCCCCACGTCGACGCGGACTTCTGGATCAACGACTGCCTGTTTATGCCCCAGGACCACCCCGCCCGCACGCACTGGGATCGATTCGCCCTGGAACAGCCGACTCACATCGACGACCTCCCCGAGGACCTCGTCGACGCCGTCGAGCGTGCCCACCGCGAGGGCGTCGGCGAAGATGGCGAGGGTTACCACTCCCCGTGGGACGAAGAGTTCGCCCGCGCGCTCGCGCTGCGCGGACACACGACCTCGCTGTCCACGCGGTACCTCTCGGGCGAAGAGATCGGCGAGATCGAACCGCCCGCCCGCTTTTTCAGCGTCGAGAAGGCCTACCGCAACGACACCCTGGACGCGACCCACCTGCTCGAATTCTACCAGATCGAGGGCTGGGTGATGGCCGAGGATCTCTCCGTTCGAGATCTGATGGGCACCTTCGAGGAGTTCTACGCCCAGTTCGGGATCGAGGACATCCGATTTAAACCCCACTACAACCCCTACACCGAACCGAGCTTCGAGCTGTTCGGTACTCACCCCACGACGGGCGAACTGATCGAGATCGGCAACTCCGGGATCTTCCGCGAGGAGATGTTAGAACCGCTCGGAGTCGACTGTGACGTCATGGCCTGGGGGCTGGCCCTCGAACGGCTCGCCATGCTCACGACCGGTGCGGAGGACATCCGCGACCTCCACGGGACGCTTGCCGACCTCGAGTTCCTGCGGAACGCGGAGGTGACCTACTGA
- the pheA gene encoding prephenate dehydratase, whose amino-acid sequence MRTVTLGPEGTYSHRAASAIADDDEIGFRQSVTSIVEAVATGDYDRGIVPIENSIEGSVTESLDAVAEYDVAIVREIVTPIRHALLAQGPAFDTIASHSQALAQCRSYLEREHPDATLEAVASTAQGVEFARDDPSVAGIGHPANADLENGLEVLAEDIQDQDSNATRFFALAPAEERSKGGGKTTLVVYPNANYPGLLLELLEPFADRDINLTRVESRPSGQRLGDYVFHIDIEAGLYESRTTEALEEIEELATNGWVRRLGSYDTEHVVE is encoded by the coding sequence ATGCGCACAGTCACGCTCGGTCCGGAAGGGACCTACTCGCATCGGGCAGCGAGTGCGATCGCCGACGACGACGAGATCGGTTTCCGACAGTCGGTCACCTCGATCGTCGAGGCCGTCGCGACCGGCGACTACGACCGCGGGATCGTCCCCATCGAGAACAGTATCGAGGGCAGCGTTACGGAGAGTCTCGACGCCGTCGCCGAGTACGACGTCGCGATCGTCCGCGAGATCGTCACTCCGATCCGTCACGCGCTGCTGGCCCAGGGGCCGGCGTTCGACACGATCGCCAGCCACTCCCAGGCGCTGGCGCAGTGTCGGTCCTACCTCGAGCGCGAGCACCCCGACGCGACGCTGGAAGCCGTCGCCAGCACCGCCCAGGGCGTCGAGTTCGCTCGCGACGACCCCTCGGTCGCGGGAATCGGCCACCCCGCGAACGCCGACCTCGAGAACGGGCTTGAGGTCCTCGCCGAGGACATCCAGGACCAGGACTCGAACGCGACGCGGTTTTTCGCGCTCGCGCCCGCCGAGGAGCGCTCGAAGGGCGGCGGGAAGACGACGCTCGTCGTCTACCCGAACGCGAACTACCCCGGCCTCCTGCTCGAGCTACTCGAGCCGTTTGCGGACCGAGATATCAACCTTACTCGCGTCGAATCGCGCCCGAGCGGCCAGCGACTCGGCGACTACGTCTTCCACATCGACATCGAGGCGGGGCTGTACGAGTCCCGGACGACGGAGGCCCTCGAGGAGATCGAGGAACTGGCAACGAACGGTTGGGTTCGTCGGCTGGGATCGTACGATACCGAACACGTCGTCGAGTGA
- a CDS encoding tRNA ligase subunit PheS family protein — translation MPTVDIDPDELRELTGHEEKSDEELQEDLFGLGLEFEGWTEDDEFELEFAPDRLDRLSVEGVARSMRYQYGDAQGVHVPSTNSADWTIEVEESVPDERPYVTGAVIRDVDLDEDGLDSLIQLQEKLHATMGRKRAKGAIGIHDLTMLRGSPATEGNPTIRYVGVEPDEDRFVPLDADTEMTPGEVLEEHQTGREYAELVSEYERYPAIYDDLGLFSFPPVINGRRTEVSTDSRDLFVEMTGTDQWTIDKMLNIVCYALAARGATLEDVRVEYHDGELVRPDLSTKTKRIPHDRIESILGIGLDPDEVIDLAERSGLDAARSEDGATDDDESTITPLEDRDGLEERGGTEGSSESEADDAASTDDLVYEVTIPPYRVDVLHPLDVIDDLGRAYGFNDLEPRYPEVGTVGGRHDRSRLERAVRTQLVGLGFEDLLNFHMIDEEQNYERLDVEPGTDAYGTGEPATIKEPYSEDFTMLRTWTLPSLLQVLENNTHRAYPQHLSEVGFAAKLDETENTGVAEGRHVGAVLADHEAGYEDAKARLQAIARDFDATLETPATEHPTFIPGRAADVVLDGEVVGVVGEIHPKVLVEHDLEVPVAAFEFDLKALR, via the coding sequence ATGCCAACCGTCGACATCGACCCCGACGAGCTGCGCGAGCTGACCGGCCACGAGGAGAAAAGCGACGAGGAACTGCAGGAGGATCTGTTCGGGCTCGGCCTCGAGTTCGAGGGCTGGACCGAGGACGACGAGTTCGAACTCGAGTTCGCACCCGACCGTCTGGACCGGCTCTCGGTCGAGGGCGTCGCGCGCTCGATGCGGTACCAGTACGGCGACGCCCAAGGCGTTCACGTTCCCTCGACGAACAGCGCCGACTGGACCATCGAGGTCGAGGAGTCGGTACCCGACGAGCGACCGTACGTCACGGGCGCGGTGATCCGCGACGTCGATCTCGACGAGGACGGTCTGGACTCGCTCATCCAGCTCCAGGAGAAGCTCCACGCGACGATGGGCCGCAAGCGCGCGAAGGGCGCGATCGGGATTCACGATCTGACGATGCTGCGGGGCAGTCCGGCCACCGAAGGTAATCCGACGATCCGGTACGTCGGCGTCGAGCCCGACGAGGACCGGTTCGTGCCCCTCGATGCCGACACCGAGATGACGCCCGGGGAGGTCCTCGAGGAGCACCAGACGGGCCGCGAGTACGCCGAGCTGGTCAGCGAGTACGAGCGCTACCCCGCGATCTACGACGATCTCGGGCTGTTCTCGTTTCCGCCGGTGATCAACGGTCGTCGGACCGAGGTCTCGACCGATTCGCGCGATCTGTTCGTCGAGATGACCGGCACCGATCAGTGGACGATCGACAAGATGCTCAACATCGTCTGCTACGCGCTCGCGGCACGAGGTGCGACCCTCGAAGACGTTCGGGTTGAGTACCACGACGGCGAGTTAGTGCGTCCCGACCTCTCGACGAAGACGAAGCGAATCCCCCACGACCGCATCGAGAGCATCCTCGGGATCGGCCTCGACCCTGACGAAGTGATCGACCTGGCCGAACGCTCGGGGCTCGACGCCGCGAGAAGCGAGGACGGAGCGACGGATGACGACGAGAGCACCATCACACCCCTGGAAGACCGAGACGGGCTCGAGGAACGGGGTGGCACGGAGGGTTCGAGCGAGTCGGAAGCCGACGACGCCGCGTCGACGGACGACCTCGTCTACGAGGTTACGATCCCGCCCTATCGCGTCGACGTCCTCCACCCGCTGGACGTGATCGACGACCTCGGGCGGGCCTACGGGTTCAACGACCTCGAGCCCCGGTATCCCGAGGTCGGCACCGTCGGCGGCCGCCACGACCGATCCCGGCTCGAGCGCGCGGTCCGAACGCAGCTCGTCGGACTGGGCTTCGAGGACCTGCTGAACTTCCACATGATCGACGAGGAACAGAACTACGAGCGCCTCGACGTGGAACCGGGAACGGACGCCTACGGCACGGGCGAGCCCGCGACGATCAAAGAACCCTACAGCGAGGACTTCACGATGCTACGAACCTGGACGCTGCCCTCGCTGTTGCAGGTCCTCGAGAACAACACCCACCGCGCGTATCCCCAACATCTCTCGGAGGTCGGCTTCGCCGCCAAACTCGACGAAACCGAGAACACCGGCGTCGCCGAGGGACGTCACGTCGGCGCCGTCCTCGCCGACCACGAGGCCGGCTACGAGGACGCCAAGGCGCGTCTCCAGGCGATCGCTCGCGACTTCGACGCCACCCTCGAGACGCCCGCGACCGAGCATCCGACCTTCATCCCGGGTCGGGCGGCCGACGTCGTCCTCGACGGCGAGGTCGTCGGCGTCGTCGGCGAGATTCATCCGAAGGTCCTCGTCGAACACGATCTCGAGGTCCCCGTCGCCGCGTTCGAGTTTGATCTCAAGGCGCTCCGGTAG